From a single Planococcus shenhongbingii genomic region:
- a CDS encoding TPM domain-containing protein — protein MRLWNLKAPVLFLLMVFTILTGGLVVSAQTDQHVYDNAGLLSEADIRELETLAAEHSQKHGADFLFLTTSNMGGLPITTYMGDFFDQWAVENNQENAVLLTIDIGTRQVYLAGFGTAETSLDNQRVDMVLDRIMPFMRSGDYGGAFRETVTTASRYMEYRPGVNPENIFLKTWFQAAVSLLLGGVIVGSMVLNAGGRVTTTARTYFDGNNTRVRSQRDQFRNKTVSRRRIPKSNSGGGGFGGGGSTGGGRSFSGGGRNF, from the coding sequence GTGAGATTATGGAATCTAAAAGCACCGGTTTTGTTTCTGTTGATGGTTTTTACAATATTAACTGGTGGACTGGTGGTTTCAGCCCAGACCGACCAGCATGTTTATGATAACGCGGGCTTGCTAAGTGAAGCGGACATAAGGGAACTTGAAACCCTTGCAGCAGAGCACAGCCAAAAACACGGAGCCGATTTTCTGTTTTTGACCACTTCGAACATGGGTGGTTTGCCTATTACTACATATATGGGCGATTTTTTTGACCAATGGGCAGTAGAAAACAATCAGGAAAATGCAGTCTTGCTGACAATCGATATCGGGACGCGGCAAGTCTACCTCGCCGGTTTCGGGACAGCGGAAACGTCGCTTGATAATCAACGGGTCGATATGGTGCTCGACCGCATCATGCCATTTATGCGGAGCGGCGATTACGGCGGCGCGTTCCGTGAGACAGTGACGACAGCAAGCCGCTATATGGAATACCGGCCAGGCGTAAATCCAGAGAACATTTTCTTGAAAACCTGGTTTCAGGCGGCGGTATCTTTGCTGCTTGGCGGCGTCATTGTCGGCTCGATGGTCTTAAACGCAGGCGGACGTGTCACGACAACAGCCCGCACTTACTTTGACGGCAACAATACGCGGGTGAGAAGCCAACGGGACCAATTCCGGAATAAGACCGTATCGCGGCGCAGAATTCCGAAAAGCAATAGCGGCGGCGGTGGTTTCGGCGGTGGCGGTTCAACTGGAGGCGGACGTTCCTTCAGCGGAGGCGGCCGCAATTTCTAA